The following proteins are co-located in the Anser cygnoides isolate HZ-2024a breed goose chromosome 2, Taihu_goose_T2T_genome, whole genome shotgun sequence genome:
- the DPYS gene encoding dihydropyrimidinase: MAQGNSYRKIVFMWSFDSGHVPPAIEDKAPMPKQRLLIKGGKVVNDDQSVEADVYVEDGIVQQVGPNLNLEPPTGLTVLDATDKLVIPGGIDTHTHMQFPFMGSKSKDDFYTGTKAAVAGGTTMIIDFAIPQKGSSLIEAFDLWKSWADPKVCCDYALHVAVTWWSNKVKEEMKSLAENKGVNSFKMFMAYKDVYMLNDEELYAAFSCCRELGAVAQVHAENGDLIAQNSKKLLSMGITGPEGHILSRPEEVEAEATQRAITIANAVNCPLFVVHVMSKSAARVLANARREGKVVYGETIAACLGTDGTNYWNKDWAHAAAHVMGPPLRPDPSTPDFLMNLLANADLSVTATDNCTFDICQKALGKDDFTKIPNGVNGVEDRMSVVWEKGVHSGKMDENRFVAVTSTNAAKIFNLYPKKGRIAVGSDADIVIWDPKATRTISAKTHHQANDFNIFEGMVCHGVCVATVSRGKVVYEGGVFNVTAGEGKYVSRPPFPPYVYKRVRQREKVCQPVPVKRAPYTGLVSTTPITPK; this comes from the exons ATGGCGCAAGGCAACAGCTACCGGAAGATCGTTTTCATGTGGTCCTTTGACAGTGGCCATGTGCCCCCGGCGATTGAGGACAAG GCTCCCATGCCAAAGCAGAGACTTCTCATCAAAGGGGGAAAAGTTGTGAATGATGACCAATCTGTGGAGGCTGATGTGTATGTGGAGGATGGAATTGTGCAGCAAGTGGGACCAAACCTAAACCTCGAGCCCCCCACTGGACTCACCGTGCTGGATGCGACTGACAAGCTGGTGATCCCTGGAGGCATCGATACTCATACGCACATGCAGTTCCCTTTTATGGGTAGCAAGTCAAAAGATGACTTCTATACAGGCACAAAG gctgcTGTAGCAGGAGGCACCACTATGATCATCGACTTTGCCATTCCTCAGAAAGGCTCCTCTCTTATTGAAGCTTTTGATTTGTGGAAAAGCTGGGCAGACCCAAAAGTCTGCTGTGATTATGCATTGCATGTGGCAGTTACATGGTGGAGCAACAAG gtgaaggaagaaatgaaaagtctTGCTGAGAACAAAGGTGTCAACTCCTTCAAGATGTTTATGGCCTATAAAGATGTATACATGCTCAATGATGAGGAATTATATGCAGCCTTTTCCTGCTGTAGGGAACTTGGAGCAGTTGCTCAAGTCCATGCAGAGAATGGCGACCTAATTGCACAG AATTCTAAGAAGTTACTGTCAATGGGAATAACTGGTCCTGAAGGGCATATTCTCTCACGTCCAGAGGAAGTCGAAGCTGAAGCTACGCAGAGAGCGATTACCATAGCAAACGCTGTAAACTGTCCCCTTTTTGTTGTCCATGTAATGAGTAAATCTGCAGCAAGAGTGCTAGCCAATGCACGAAGAGAAG gaaaGGTGGTTTATGGGGAGACTATTGCTGCTTGTCTTGGCACTGACGGTACCAACTACTGGAATAAAGACTGGGCTCATGCTGCAGCACATGTCATGGGACCTCCTCTGAGACCAGATCCTTCTACTCCTGATTTCCTCATGAACTTACTGGCCAA TGCTGACCTGTCTGTGACAGCGACTGACAATTGCACTTTCGACATATGCCAGAAAGCTCTGGGAAAGGATGATTTCACCAAAATCCCTAATGGAGTGAATGGTGTGGAAGATAGGATGTCAGTCGTATGGGAAAAAGGCGTT CACAGTGGAAAAATGGATGAAAACAGATTTGTAGCTGTTACCAGCACAAATGCAGCAAAAATCTTTAACCTTTACCCAAAGAAGGGGAGAATTGCTGTAGGTTCTGATGCTGACATCGTAATTTGGGATCCCAAAGCTACCAG GACAATATCTGCAAAGACGCATCACCAGGCCAACGACTTCAATATATTTGAAGGAATGGTCTGCCATGGAGTCTGTGTTGCAACAGTTTCAAGAGGGAAAGTGGTTTATGAAGGCGGAGTTTTCAATGTCACAGCAGGAGAAGGCAAATACGTCTCCCGTCCACCATTCCCTCCATATGTCTACAAACGAGTCAGGCAGCGGGAGAAG GTCTGTCAGCCGGTTCCTGTTAAGAGAGCACCATACACAGGTCTGGTCTCAACTACACCCATCACACCAAAATAA